TTGTGATATATCAGTATAactaaagcaaatactcatctGATGTTTTCTGTGGTTCCATGTCACTTTTTTGTAGTGTCTTGAGACAATATCTATTGATTGATCAAACAGTAGAGGAGAATTTGGCAAGATCAATACTTATGTCTAGCAGGATTTCCTCTTAGAATTAAATCTTTTCAACCCTGCAGATTGCTAAAtgcaaaaaaagttaaaatagttTAATATAAATGCAAACTTTGAAAAGTGAAATGATCACTACTGTAGCAACCTTACTTTAACCCATAATGCATATATGGGCATGTAGTTTAGGTGGTTGTTTCTTAAATATTTGTAGGTGTACATATAACATGCAATGTAGCCAAGTTATATTGCTGTAACcttaatgttttttctttgtgCGGTTCCATTTATTAAACCATGATGttgcatttacatttttttaaaatgtaatggaaaAATTTGTAAAAGGTAGAAGAGCAAAGGAACTATTGTTTGAAACAGTCTGCTAGTAAGCTATTTTGTGCACAAGTGCAATTTTATGCAAATGAGTTTTGACTTCTTTGCACCATTCCCCACGTTAAATTCACTCAAAAGTGGAACTGTGCAGTAAATGAAAAGCTCcactcccccccaacccctgtatTCGTTTAATGTCCTCTTTCTGCAAAAAGAGTTCTAGATAACAGAGGGAGTTTAGGTAATACAGTTGTGcaataaaataattttgcaaaCAAATGGCTATGTaacctttttagttttaaattctGCCCAATGACTTGTCTTCATGGAGGATTAGCCTGATATTAGGCTTGAACACTTAAAATTCAGTTGTTGGAGTGCAAAAATGTTATAGCagaattgtgggtttttttttgttaactaCTCTCAAATCCACTGAACGTAGGTGATAAGCAAACCATCCAAATTTGTTTTTGGCCTCTGACTAACCATACTTTCAACCAGATGAAAACTTATGTAGTGGCAACTTAACAGGTATAGATAGTGAGAAGTCCTACTCAGCATTCTTGTCTTGTAGGTGCTAGAATTGATTTATATGGTGAGAAATGTGCATAAGACAGTACTGAACAAATGAATACTGACGTACTAAACAAAACCAGACTTCATGCCCAGAAGAATTTGCAGTCTGCTTAAACAAGAACAATAGAAAGTGACAAATGCAGTGTGTTAGGATAAATAAGGAGACAGCCATAAGAAATGTGGCGGGTTATAGGAGTAGTGTGTAGAAAATTATAGCTGATATGCCTGTGACACACAGACCCCTTGGCAAAGAGTCCCCTGTTCAACTAGTCTCAGACCAGACGAACTTACTACACCAAATATACTGCTTCCAGGGTATTTGTCCATAAACAGTAAAATCTCTATTGAAAGCATGCAACTTATCAATGGTATGAGTACAGTTATATTTATTGCTTAAATATTACATAACTGGAAACAGCTGAAGGAGCAGAAAAGCATTCTTTGAAGCCTGAAAGAGTGTGATCAATCATGTCTCAGTAGATAAGGCAGAGGATGGAGAACAGATATTGTAATTGTATAAGAACCATTTTAGTGGAGGGGCAAGGCCAAGTCTGATTTCAGGGAAACTGATATGCCAGGCAGTAGGAGCATAAAGCACCTTTTGAAgtttaaagaggaaaaaggatggcaattgcatttaaaaaaaaaaaaatctcatagcacacagttttttaaaaaaattgaattacaTATTAAAATAAGTTAACAAGGCCTACAATGAGGCTAAAAGTTCCATCCACAAGTGACTCTGGTCCTGTGATAACCTTATTACCTAGCTTCCATTCTGACTTTCCCCTAAGATGTAGAATAAACTTTCATTTTTGTTACCTGGTATAATTTAATGCCTTAAGGATTTGCAACTCTTGTGCAGATTACCtgtccatctaatccagtctcTTGTCTGCCACAGAAGGTGATAATGTTGGTGTTTCAAAGGAAGATGAGAACCCTAGATATGGCAAAAAATTTAGTATTCCTCCAATACCCAAAATAAGGATGAGATAGAGGGAAAATAATTCTCCTCACCAATACAAGCAAAACCCACTTCACTCATTTGGCACGGCAGGTACTATTGCCCATATGTTGAATTCGGGGTCAGCTACTGCTGTGCATAACCACATCAAAAGGCACAGTGAGTCTCCACAGCTTCACCCCCATCACTTCCCAAGCAAGCCACAAAATCCCCACCCCTCTATCTCTGCAGAGAGCTGTATTCTGGCTCTGCACTTCACACAGTAGTTGTGCTGCATTTTGAGTACCTCACAGCTATAGCAGAACTCGCCTACATCCTCTGTTGTATGTACAGTGCCAAAGCTGGCTGGCAATTTTTTAAACCCTTAACAATCAGATGCATTGCCACAAGTGGTAAAAATCATCCAAGATTTTCCAACTATATAATTGATATCCAGTGACtctaaacagattttaaaatgatattcaagacaaatgcagtcttgcttAGATCCTCTTGCCTTTGGTAGTTTAAGGAGCTTTCTTGGAAAGTTACACATATGGCAGGCACTGGTTTAGGAAGGAATATGCTCCAGTACACTACAGTTCTACTTTAAATAGAAAAACTGAAGTGAATTGCCCAGTCTTAATAGTTACAGCTTGGTTAAAACAGTGGTGAGGGAAGAGCCTTTTGTGTTTTAACCCCCTGCTTCAGATGAAGTTTCGTCCTTGGTACTGCAACCAGTTTCAGTGAAGTGATGCTCTGAAAGCAGAGCTAACTACACCAGAGATTTGTGATACACAATTTGATGTAATGCAAGACTTTGTTCTATTTTGACCAAATTAAATTGGCAAAACATCACtcaaatatttaaacagaaagGAGCACATACTGCTTATTTCTGTATGTGCAGTTCCCACTTGTTTGAAGGAGCTCTCCACCCAGACTACCTTCTAAACCAGAGGGGGGCAAATTATGGCCCGCAGGCcccatccggcccacaggacccttccctctggcccccgAGCACCTGCCAGGGAGCGAGTTGGCCAGGCTTGTGGAGGAGCCAGGCCAACTCGCCAGCAGTGCGGTGAGCAGGGTGGAacctagcccctggcccctccccttctgctcccctccctccctgctgccctcaCAGTCACAGCTCCCCCAGTgcctgggcagcatggctgcagctacagccagtcagcacagctcTAGCACCACCAGACCTGGTGCTCCAAGGCGGCACAGTCAGGGGGCAttcccagggatgggggaggagagcaaGGAGCATTAGGGGTTGCAGGGGGGCAATCaaggggcctgggccctgctgctggggacaggggcagagcaagccagggccccccccctccaccaccatgagcatgcttggcccctgtccccagcagctaaGCTCAGACATGGAGCAAGCCCTGCTCGACTGCCAGGGGGAGCAGCCAAATGAGCAGAGGAAACgcacagggaaaggactgagtCCCCCTTTCCCACACCCTACAGGTaacatgggggagggagagcagggagggttggatgggggcagggagactccagggggggcagtcagggggtggggagcaagggggattggataggggacAGGTATCCcggggggatggtcagggggcagagagcaggggtgtttggataggatgcaggagtccctaggagcagtcaggggtggggagcagggagggctggatgGGGGTTCCTGGAGGCTGAATGGGGGCAGAGTCCAGGCCACGCcacactgtttggggaggcatagcctccccccccagccttccctacctggccacCATACAATTTTTGTACCCTAgggccaaaacatttgcccacctctgttctaaacCAAATAGCAATGTTTACTTTCATTTTTGGTCCTCTAGGAGCAATTGTTTTCTAGGGATAAGACTAAAGAATCATTCAGTTCCTTTTCTGAAAGAGAATATTAAAAAGGGCAAGTTAAATAAATTAAGAGGAAAATGTTAGACTCCCAGACAGAGTAGCAGACACATTAGTGCCCACTACAGCGTTATTAAGACAgctgtgcatttgtgtatatgaAGTATTCTCCACCTCTGCAAGTTAAATCTAGGTATgaaagcaactttttttttttttttttttgccaacaaCTGAGGTATAACAGATATGATGAGAGCAAGGGttgttttattagattttaaaggGAAACATTAGAATCAGATCACTACATTCCCATGAAATTAAATGACTAGTATGACCATCACCCTTTGAGCCACAAATAAAATACAAGCCTGTCAAGTTGGTTCTTAGAATTGGCTTCCATTTGGCACAAGAGAAAAGTTAGCTTTCCAGTTGTTGGACATGCTGTAATATGTCCAGTGACAAGCCTAGCTGCTCTCCTAAGCAGGCGGTCTCTTCTTTAAGCCAAGCGAGGGTTGGCCTTTCAGAATGTGTGTGTTCTTTTGTCCTCCTCCAACTGTCAGACTGCAAGGAGTCAGCCCCACCATTACTCCTGCAAGAGTTTTCACTCAACTCAGACTCATTTTCACAGAGTCTTCCAGTTTCAGTTGCATCAAATTCATTCTCCACTGGAATTGTATGACTAAGGTCCATGTCCTGAACAGAATCCAATAACTCTCCAAGGTGGGGCTGTGGACTGATAGAATTCATATACTTTAGCACACATTTTTCATACTTGCCAACTTCAGCCAGGAGGGTATTTATCTTACTCAGCAAAGCAGAAATTTGTCCATTAAGGTGACACCAAGACAAGAGtgcactgaaaagaaaaacaaaacaggtggAAATAAAAGTGATTCTGTACACCTTCAGTGAGTTGCATGTTTGCTTGAGGTTGGGTGAAAAGGTGACCAAAGTTAAAAAGTAATTCCATTTTTGTGTGTACATTTCATGCATGTGTGTTTCAGGAGAGTTCAACAGGAAAAGCTGAATATTCAGCCAAAAGTGTAGATTCAGATAACTCACTGAACCACTAAGATCCTGTTAATTTCAAGTGAGGAATGGGAGGAGGGCTAAGAATTACCACACTACATTTTTGGTTCTGAAGAACAATTGTAATAGCAACAGCCACTATCACATAGTAGTGTAGTTCCTACTACACTACTATGTGTAGATGGTTGCATTGGGTTATGTACTCTTGCATCCAAGGGCAGAACTGTGCTCCACAAGGATGCCTCAGCTAACAGAGCCAAGGGTAAGAAATGCTGAGGCAGAGTTCTCAGTGACAGGACCACGGCCCATACCTGAGAAAAATCAGACTGACCTCTAGAATGACTGTTCTGATTAAAATGCAAGACCAACTTTTTTGCTAAAGCCTTCGCAGGTAACGGCATCTTTCTCACGGCCAATTTTCAGTTAGTGCTACCTAAAGAATTATGCCTGGTACTCATAGCATAGCATTTTAggaatattttacaaaatataatcTGAAGTATGAAGTGACtaagtaaaattttccaaagcacctagaTGACTTGGGAGTCTAAATTCAATttactttcagtttttaaaatgggattttagctccaaagtcacttttgaaagtattACCCTAAGTCTTCTCAGCAGTTGACGAACAGTAGATCCAGATTTTCATATAAAC
The window above is part of the Chelonia mydas isolate rCheMyd1 chromosome 2, rCheMyd1.pri.v2, whole genome shotgun sequence genome. Proteins encoded here:
- the YAE1 gene encoding protein YAE1 homolog, with product MLGRKNCSDSHTFTTCTGILVVTTTMSWVKAAVSRPSEDVFDEDADELHLVQKEWKSTMEKRVKEGYRDGVEAGKELSLQQGFNRGYKQGAEMMMTCGQLKGILSALLSWCHLNGQISALLSKINTLLAEVGKYEKCVLKYMNSISPQPHLGELLDSVQDMDLSHTIPVENEFDATETGRLCENESELSENSCRSNGGADSLQSDSWRRTKEHTHSERPTLAWLKEETACLGEQLGLSLDILQHVQQLES